From the Moraxella sp. FZFQ2102 genome, the window AGGTTTGGACAGTCATGGCTTATCCTAATTATAGTGATAAAAGTAGCGTTATTATACGCCAAATTGACAAAAATAGCACGCTTAGGGCGGCAATCAGGGTAAAATTTGTCATTGTTGTGGCTATGGGCGGGTAAACTTGGCAAGTGGTTGGCGAATTGATTGCGCTTTGGCTTTGTTTTATACTGATTTTGAACAATGAGTAAAATTAAGATTGCTTAGCGTTAAACTTTTTGGGTATTAAATAATAGTGGCTATCAATGGCATGATGATCACAAGACTGTATGCCAGTTTGGCATAATTCATTGCTGTGCGTCGCTATATTTTGATAACTTTTCCCATCATTTACAAAATAAATGTTGATTATGGCAACAGATTTTTTGAATTTATAATAATTTTGAGATATTATTAGAAGTGGAAACGCAACGCCAAAAAATTGGCTTGTGATGATAAAATCTCTAGGCACTTGGTGATTGACATCAAGCACCGAATGGGATGGTTTTGAAAACAAGAGGAAGTGATTATGTTAGAACAATACAGAGCACATGTCCAAGAGCGTGCCGCATTGGGCGTACCGCCACAACCATTGACCGATGCACAGACAGCGGATTTGGTGGCACTACTAAAAAACCCACCAGCTGGCGAAGAAGCATTTTTGGTGGATTTGCTAGAAAACCGTGTACCTGCAGGTGTTGACCAAGCTGCCTATGTCAAAGCGGCATTCTTGTCAGCTGTTGCCAAAGGTGAGGCAGCATCACCGCTAGTCTCAAAAGAGCGCGCTGTATATCTACTAGGCACAATGCTTGGCGGTTATAATGTTGCACCACTGATCGAGCTACTAGACAATGCTGAGCTTGGCGGTTTGGCTGCAGAAGCTTTGAAGAAAACTTTGCTGGTATTTGATGCATTCCATGATGTTGAAGAAAAAGCCAAAGCAGGCAATGCCAATGCTAAAGCAGTACTAGAATCATGGGCAGAGGCTGAGTGGTTCACTAGCCGTGCTGATGTACCAGAAGAAATCACCATCACTGTATTTAAAGTCACTGGCGAAACCAACACGGACGATTTGTCACCAGCACAAGACGCGTGGAGTCGTCCTGACATCCCGCTACACGCCAATGCTATGCTAAAAAATGAGCGTGACGGCATCAAGCCTGAGCAACCAGGCGTGGTTGGCCCACTAAGCCAAATCAAAGAATTGGTTGCCAAAGGCAATCCTGTTGCCTATGTGGGTGATGTCGTGGGTACAGGTTCAAGCCGTAAATCAGCGACTAACTCAGTGCTATGGTTCTTCGGTGATGACATCCCACACATTCCAAACAAGCGTGATGGCGGTGTGTGTCTAGGTGGCAAAATTGCACCAATTTTCTTCAACACGATGGAAGATGCGGGCGCATTGCCAATCGAAATCGATGTGTCTGATATGAACATGGGCGACACAGTTACCCTAAAAATCGACCATGCGACAGCGACTGTGACTGCAGTCAAAGATGGCGCACAAATCGCTGAAACCAAGCTAAAAACCCCAGTACTGCTAGACGAAGTGCGTGCAGGTGGCCGTATCAACCTAATCATCGGTCGTGGCTTGACTGCCAAAGCTCGTGAAGCGCTAGGTCTAGCACCATCAACGCTATTCCGTGCACCAGAACAGCCTGCTGACACTGGCAAGGGCTTCACCCTAGCTCAGAAGATGGTTGGTCGTGCTTGTGGTCTGCCAGAAGGTCAAGGCGTACGCCCAGGCACTTACTGCGAGCCTAAGATGACTACCGTTGGTTCTCAAGATACCACAGGTCCAATGACTCGTGACGAGCTAAAAGATTTGGCTTGCCTAGGCTTCTCATCAGACCTGGTGATGCAGTCATTCTGTCATACTGCCGCTTATCCTAAGCCTATCGATGTCATCACGCATCACACACTACCTGATTTCATCATGAACCGTGGCGGTGTATCACTACGCCCAGGTGACGGTGTTATCCACTCATGGTTAAACCGTATGCTACTACCTGATACCGTGGGTACTGGTGGCGACTCACACACTCGCTTCCCAATCGGTATCTCATTCCCAGCAGGTTCTGGTCTTGTTGCGTTCGCTGCAGCGACTGGCGTGATGCCACTGGATATGCCTGAGTCTGTACTTGTGAAGTTCAAGGGCAAAATGCAACCTGGTATCACCCTGCGTGACCTAGTCCATGCAATCCCTTACTATGCAATCAAAGAAGGCGATTTGACCGTTGAGAAAAAAGGTAAGAAAAACATCTTCTCAGGTCGTATCCTAGAGATTGACTTGACCGAGATGGAAAATGACTTGACCGTTGAGCAAGCATTTGAGCTATCAGACGCATCAGCAGAGCGTTCAGCAGCAGGCTGCGCGATCACTGTTTCTGAAGAGAAAGTGGCAGAGTACCTACGCTCGAACATCGTCATGCTAAAATGGATGATCGCAGAAGGCTATGGCGACGCTCGTACACTGTCTCGCCGTGCAGAAAATATGCAAAAATGGCTGGACAACCCAAGCCTAATGAAAGCAGACCCGGATGCAGAATACGCCAAAGTGTATGAAATCGATCTGTCTGAAATCAAAGAGCCAATCCTATGCTGCCCGAACGATC encodes:
- a CDS encoding bifunctional aconitate hydratase 2/2-methylisocitrate dehydratase, which gives rise to MLEQYRAHVQERAALGVPPQPLTDAQTADLVALLKNPPAGEEAFLVDLLENRVPAGVDQAAYVKAAFLSAVAKGEAASPLVSKERAVYLLGTMLGGYNVAPLIELLDNAELGGLAAEALKKTLLVFDAFHDVEEKAKAGNANAKAVLESWAEAEWFTSRADVPEEITITVFKVTGETNTDDLSPAQDAWSRPDIPLHANAMLKNERDGIKPEQPGVVGPLSQIKELVAKGNPVAYVGDVVGTGSSRKSATNSVLWFFGDDIPHIPNKRDGGVCLGGKIAPIFFNTMEDAGALPIEIDVSDMNMGDTVTLKIDHATATVTAVKDGAQIAETKLKTPVLLDEVRAGGRINLIIGRGLTAKAREALGLAPSTLFRAPEQPADTGKGFTLAQKMVGRACGLPEGQGVRPGTYCEPKMTTVGSQDTTGPMTRDELKDLACLGFSSDLVMQSFCHTAAYPKPIDVITHHTLPDFIMNRGGVSLRPGDGVIHSWLNRMLLPDTVGTGGDSHTRFPIGISFPAGSGLVAFAAATGVMPLDMPESVLVKFKGKMQPGITLRDLVHAIPYYAIKEGDLTVEKKGKKNIFSGRILEIDLTEMENDLTVEQAFELSDASAERSAAGCAITVSEEKVAEYLRSNIVMLKWMIAEGYGDARTLSRRAENMQKWLDNPSLMKADPDAEYAKVYEIDLSEIKEPILCCPNDPDDAKLLSEVAGDKIDEVFIGSCMTNIGHFRAAGKLLSEVPAGSLSTRMWIAPPTKMDERQLMDEGYYNTYAQAGARTEMPGCSLCMGNQARIAPNSTAVSTSTRNFPNRLGQGANVYLASAELASVAAVLGKLPTVEEYQQYAGKLDNMQAEVYNYLNFDQMADYTGKADKINVAQLS